Proteins encoded in a region of the Myxococcus guangdongensis genome:
- a CDS encoding cyclic nucleotide-binding domain-containing protein, translating to MPTIPSRDREPVGRAPLPVWTRFLPAGRVVVREGDPGSSMFVILEGRVGVYREPAGAEARMVGQLSGGHFFGEMALMTKCPRTASVVTMERTVLRELSRTGLVLMGARHGLEAPVVEMRCRERLLEDALRSSPLLSGLSPELWTQLGSALVPCSIGAGETLLTRGVPGEALYILLRGTCGVFHTHADGRVTPYPDMGEGAIFGEVSLLRGRLATATVKTLTPCTLLRLDRDVFRKFFWGQAEIRRALVSLGLERMHRTMDVIVNPSE from the coding sequence GTGCCGACCATCCCTTCGAGAGATCGAGAGCCGGTGGGGCGGGCTCCACTCCCAGTGTGGACGCGGTTCCTGCCGGCGGGACGGGTGGTGGTGCGCGAGGGAGACCCGGGCTCGTCGATGTTCGTCATCCTGGAGGGGCGGGTGGGGGTGTACCGGGAGCCCGCGGGCGCGGAGGCGCGCATGGTGGGGCAGCTGTCCGGTGGGCACTTCTTCGGTGAGATGGCGCTGATGACGAAGTGCCCGCGGACGGCGAGCGTGGTGACGATGGAGCGCACCGTGTTGCGGGAGCTGTCTCGGACGGGGCTGGTGTTGATGGGCGCGCGTCACGGCCTGGAGGCACCGGTGGTCGAGATGCGGTGTCGCGAGCGGCTCCTGGAGGATGCGTTGCGGAGCAGTCCGCTGTTGAGCGGGCTGTCACCGGAGCTGTGGACACAGCTGGGCAGCGCGCTGGTGCCCTGCTCCATCGGCGCGGGTGAGACGCTGCTCACGCGCGGTGTCCCCGGCGAGGCGCTCTACATCCTGCTGCGCGGAACGTGCGGCGTCTTCCACACGCACGCGGATGGTCGTGTCACCCCGTATCCGGACATGGGGGAGGGCGCCATCTTCGGCGAGGTGTCCTTGCTGCGCGGGCGACTGGCGACGGCGACGGTGAAGACGCTGACGCCGTGCACGCTGCTGCGCTTGGACCGGGACGTGTTCCGCAAGTTCTTCTGGGGACAGGCGGAGATTCGTCGCGCACTGGTGAGCCTGGGGCTGGAGCGCATGCACCGGACGATGGACGTCATCGTCAACCCGTCGGAGTGA